The region GCTGAGGTCGGCTCAGGTGTTGCCGAAGGAGTTGCCCCCGTACGCGGAAAGGGCACATCCACAAAACCTAATTCTAGCAATTGCTGATAGGCCTTTTGTCCCAGTTCACGGGTGGGGTTTTGGCTGCGGATAATTTCCACGAAAAGGGGCACTGCAAGCTCGGGTTGATTATTGGCGCGATAGACCAAAGCGAGCTGAAAAGTGGCTTGATCGCGCAGTTGGGCTGCTTCTAGGGCACGGCGACGGTTACTGTCTGCCGCAGTATTATCAATTCCCAAAAAGCTGGAGTTGAGGGACTGGTAAAAGTTCGAGAGTTGGTTCATCACCGTACGGGCTTCCAGTAGCTTGCGAGCGGCGAGGACATAATTTTGACTGTTGACTGCGGCGGCAGCCTCATCCATCAAGCGCTTGCCCCCTTCCAGGGTATAGATGGAGGAGCTGGGTGGGGGTGTGGGATTCACAATCTGGACATTGGGGCTACCAGACTGATTCTGAGCAAAGACCGACCGAGGGAGTACCCCCAAAAGTAGCACCCCAAGGAGCAGGGATGATCTTGACCAATGAGCAAATGTATTCAGAGGCATGGTGTAAAGCCTTTACTAAGATAGAGGCAGTCCAGCGGACAATCAACATGGCGTATCTTATCACCAAGTAATGACAGCCCGTGCAGGATCATAAGTTCCAATTTTCCTCAACCCTAGGGCCGTGGCCATGGTAAATCCCACCCCTGAGGGGACAACTGTCCATGATGCCATTCGGGAACGGCGCCGCCAATTGCAAACTAAACGCCGCTGGCGCCAAGTGGCAGGGCTTTGGCGTACCAGTGTTCTCTTGACCCTAACGGGGGGGCTAGTCTGGGGACTGACGCTGCCGTACTGGATCATCCGCGGCCCTGAGCAAGTGCTAATTCGTGGCAATCAACTGCTGAAGACGGAAGCGTTGCAGGCACAATTGCCCCTTCAGTATCCTGAGTCGCTGCTCCGTTTGCGGCCACAGGAGATCATTCATGTCCTAGAAACCACGCTGCCTCTGCAACGGGTGACGATCGCCCGCCAGCTTTTTCCGCCGACCCTGATTGTTGAAGTTCAAGAACGCAAGCCTGTCGCCGTCGCCACCTGTAATCAATGCTGGGTGATCAGTGAAACGGGTCAGCTTCAAGGGCCTGCCAGTCGCTGGTTGGTGGATGGCCTCGGATTTGTCGCACCGCTGAGTAGTTATCAAGCCAGTGCCGTGAAGCCCATGCCAACCCTCCAGTTGCAGGGGTATTTTGTACCGGTCAAGGAGGCGCCGCGTCCGCAAACCGTGGCGGTGGATGGCGATCGCCAGCAGCAGTGGCAGCAGATTTACCGAATTCTCCAGCAGCAGGATTTACCCATTACGGGCTTAGATTGGCGCAATGAACAGAATCTTGTGGTCCAAACTCCCCTCGCGCCGGTTCACCTTGGGGTAGTGCAGTGGAATAGTCCTACCTTCAATAAACAACTCAGTGCTTTGGCCCGTCTCAAGCAGTTGCCGCAGTATTTAGATCCTCGGCAAGTGATCTTTATTGACTTGGCAAACCCCGATGAACCCTTGGTGCAACTGCGGCAACCACCACCACAGCAGCCGCTTGCCCGCAGCCATTAACCCCAGCAATGAAGGGTCACTAGCACAGCATAATAGAGAGGTTAGCTTGGAGTGGCTGGTCAATGAAACCCCTGAAGTTCGGCACCGTATTGCCACTATTTCTGCAACGGTTGGTGATCGTGCTCAGTGCGCTTCTGCTGGTGAGTTGCGCGTCACTCTCCTCAGTGGCTGACACGAGTTCAATTCCAGGAGCACAAAGCCCAACCCCTATGGCCAATTTACCTCGACTCAATGGCGATGCAACGGTCGTACTGACGGTTAACGATCGCCCAATTACGATTCAAGTGAAGGGGGATGCCGCCCCGATTACTGCTGGCAACTTCGTGGATTTAGTGAATCGCGGGGTCTATGATGGCACTATTTTTCACCGCGTTGTCCGTGAACCCCGACCCTTTGTGGTTCAAGGGGGAGATCCCCAAACTAAAGACCCCAAGGTGTCGCCGCAACTTTACGGTACGGGTTCATTTATTGACCCAGCAACGAATCGCCCCCGCTATATTCCCCTAGAAATTCTTGGTCAGGGCAGTGACACCCCCACCTATAGCCAAGCGGGCAAGGTCTCACCCGTCCTGAATCACAGGCGCGGTGCGGTGGCCATGGCGCGATCACAACTACCGGATTCGGCCTCCGCCCAATTTTACATTGCCCTCGATCAACTGGATTTTCTAGATGGGAATTACGCCGTTTTCGGCTATGTCACCGATGGTATGGACGTGGTGGACACGATCCAACAGGGCGATCGCCTGCAATCCGCTAAGGTTGTGGCCGGTTTGGAAAATTTACAGCAGCCATAGCACAACGGCGGCGAAAGCGTTGCCGCAGGGTGGGTAACAGCCGCAAACACAGGGCATAGGTGAGGAGGCCGGCAATGACGCCCACCCAAACACTACCAAAAATCAGAATCATTGCCATTTGCCCCCCTTGTTCGAGGAGCTTTTCCCAAGATTGCCATTCACCAAAAGATAGGGAAGGCTGCCCCATCAGCCACCAGCCCACCTGAAAGTTAAACCAAAACAAAGGCACATAGGTGAGAGGGTTGCTCACCCAAGTGGCAAGGGCAGCCAAGGGCTTATTTCCCCGCACTAGGAGGGCTACTGTAACGGCAATAACCATCTGACCGCCAAAGAGGGGGAGCATGCCAGCAAAGACCCCTGCCCCGAGACCACGGGCAATACTCTCAGTACTGCTGCGGGAGCGCATTAGGCGCAAATAGTGATAGCGGAGCGATCGTCGCCAAGAATGAAGCCAACGGAGCTGTCGAGAAGGCTGAGGAAAAGACAACCGCATCATAGGTGAGCTTTGAGAGGGTTTAAGGGTTGGCAAAATAGGGAAATGTATGGTCTTTGCTTAGCAGTTTGACATAACTTGCTTAGGAACTGCTAGGGGTCGCATCCTTGGGCTTGCCCAGCCCCAGCGCCAAAAAGCCAAGGGCGATCGCCATCATCACACTGCTTTGCCAAGCGGGTGCCACCCCACCCCAGCGATCAAAGGCCCACCCTGCCCATGCAGGGCCAGCAATTCCCGCCACACTTTGGAGGGATTGGCTAGCGCCAAGAATTTTTCCCTGATCTTGATCCCGCACCCGATTGGAGATCACCCCCCGCAGCGAGGGTAACATGATGCCGACACCAAAGGCCAAACCGATCACACACGCGTAGAGTAAAGGCACACTCAAGCTGCCCACAGTGGGAACGGCGGCAATCCCCAATAGGGCCAAGGCCACCAGGAGCAGCCCCCCCAAGCTCAAGCACTGCTCGCCAAACCGGGGAATCAAGGATCGAATCAAACCCGCCTGCACAATCGTACTAACAACGCCAATCATCACAAAAATGATCCCGGCTTCGGCGGGTCCCCAACTCAATTGGCGCTTCAAAAAGAGGACGAAAATACTGGTAAACCCCGCAAAGGCAAAGTTGAAGATAAAAAAGGCCATTAGTAAGGCTTGCAGTGTGCGTTGATTGAATAGCGCCAACCACTGCTGCTGCGAGGCAAAACTCTTTAGGGTCAGGGGCGATCGCTGGCCGGCCGGCAATGACTCCGGCAGGATAAAGTAGGCCAAAACCACATTCACCAGTGCCAAAACAGCGGCAAACCAAATCGGCAACTTCAGATCAATGGCCGCTAGGCTGCCGCCAATGGCTGGCCCAAAAATGAAGCCAATCCCAAAAGCCGCCCCTGTTAAACCAAAGTTCTTAGCCCGATTTGCCGGCGCTGAGGTATCGGCAATATAGGCCTGAGCTGTTGAAACCACGCCCCCCGTGAGGCCATCAATAATCCGCGAGACAAAGAGCAACCATGGCGCTGTGGCGACAGCAAAGAGAATGTAAGACACAGCAGTGCCGGCAATGCAAATCAGCAACACCGGGCGACGCCCCCAGTGATCCGAGAGGGCACCCAGTAGGGGAGCAGCAATCAACTGAGCAGCGGCGAAAGCAGAAAATAACAGGGTCAGGCTGAACGCATCAAAGTTAAATCGCTCTACGAAGAAGGGCAAAATGGGGAAAATCAGACTCTCACCCAAGCGGTCGATGACAATTGTGAGCAAAACAATGAATAATGGTGAGCGTAGGTTGATGCCCATTGATTCTGATCCGTCCTCAACTGCGATGGATGCCTGCCCTGTAGAGTTTTGGCCCTGAGAAAAAGGCAGTACAATAGAACACTACAAGTTAACACAATACAGCCCTTTTCCCATCGATCGAACACCGCACAAAATATCCTACTGATGAGGTGATGCAACCCATGTCTGCTTATACAGAGTCTTTGAAGCGATCGCTCTTTTTGACGCTGATTGCTCTAGCTGTATCATTGACGATTTCGTTCTTGATGGCAATCTAAATTTGCCCTGAAAATCATTTATTATCCTCTATTAGTGATGTGAGTTGAGTGAGGTATGGCCACTCCTTCTGCCGCTACACCCCCGCCGCTGCCCCTGTGGGTCATGTTTCGCTTGGGTCTTTTTCAGATGGGACTGGGCATGATGTCGATTCTGGTGTTGGGGGTTCTCAACCGCATCTTGATCAAGGAATTGGCGGTGCCGGCGACATTGGTGACCCTCACGATCGCCATGCATCAATTTGTCGCACCGGTGCGGGTGTGGTTTGGTCAGCTCTCCGATGCCCATCCCATTGGTGGCTATCATCGCACGGGGTATGTCTGGGGTGGGGCTTTGGCCTTTACCTTGGTCACCTATGCCATTGTTCAAGTGATCTGGCAGGTGGGGCAAAGTTTAGATCAAGCGGGCTGGAGTCTGTTCACTCAAGGGTGGATTGCCCTGTTGGGATTGCTCTTTGCCGCCTATGGCATTTGTGTCAGCAGTAGCTCGACTCCCTTTGCTGCCCTGCTGGTGGATGTCTCCGAAGAAGAGGATCGAGGCAAATTGGTGGGCATTGTCTGGTCCATGTTGACCGTGGGCATTGTTGTCGGTGCCATTCTCAGTAGCGTCCTGCTGCGGCAATTGGAGCTAGATACCCCCATCGACCTTCTGCAACAAAGTGTCAATCGTCTTTTTTTGGTGGTTTTGACGGTGGTCTTTGCTCTCGCGATCGCTAGCACCTGGGGAGTTGAAGCCAAGTATTCCCGCTACCATGTGCGCAGTCGCGCCTGTAACAACCCTGAAAACATCACCCTTGGTCGCGCCCTCAAAATTCTTACTGCCAACTCCCAAACATGGCGCTTTTTTCTCTTTCTTGTTCTGATGACCCTGAGTTTATTTATTCAGGAGCCGATTCTTGAACCCTTTGGCGGTGAAGTCTTTGGCATGACAATTGCTGAAACTACCCGCTTGAATGCCTATTGGGGCATGGGCACCCTGGTTGGTTTGAGTTTCACAGGATTTTTGATTGTGCCGCGCCTCGGCAAGATTCGAACCACTACCTATGGCTGTTGGGGAGTGGCCTTGATGTTTTTACTACTTATCATCTCAGGCGTCACGCAGCAGGTGTGGCTCTTTCAGTTGCAACTCTTTCTCTTTGGCATTGCCGCAGGCGTAACAACAACAGGCGCCCTGAGTCTGATGCTGGATTTAACGGCGGCAGAAACGGCAGGGACATTCATTGGCGCTTGGGGCTTGGCGCAGGCCATTGCCCGGGGATCAGCCACCGTTGTCGGCGGGACCGCTCTCGATATTGGTCGTCAACTGTTTGGTGTGCCGATCCTCGCCTATGGCTTTGTCTTTTGTCTGCCGATGCTGGGAATGCTGGCCGCCGTTTTGCTTCTTCAACAAGTCGATGTGAGTCAATTTCGGCAACAATCTCAGGTGGCGATCGCCAAGGTTTTGGCTGAGGAATTGGAATAGAGGAGCTTACCAGTGGGCAAAAAAGGAGAAATCCAATTTGCCAAAGTGGGTCACATGGGCGATATTAAAATGCTCTAGGCAATTGACCAGCCAGCGCACCTTGCCGCGACTAAAGGACTGGTAGTGGTTAAACAGGATGGCAAAGCGTTTTTCGAGGTAGGGTTTCACTTTCCTGCTGAGGAGAACAATCTTGAGCAATAGGCCAATGGTGGCCGCCGTGCCGATGGTATTGAGCAAATCAACAAAAACCAGATGGTTGGGGTTTTGGGCGCTCTCGACAACCAAGTAGTTGAGGGTCTGGCTACAGGTGCGCACAATGGTGAATTCATTTAGAGGCTGGGGCTGCTGAAAGAGGGGCAGCGTTTCCAAATACTGGTAAAAGCGCTGGCGAAACCGACCCCGACCCACATCCGCCGTCGTGTCTGTCAAGTAGTGGAAGAAGGCGTCCCGAAAGTCGCAGGTGGATTTCAGCCGTTGCAGCCGCTGCTCAAATTGACTGGCCAAGTCGCGATAGGTGTGGCGGCCATCCACCTTACCGACAAAATGTTGAATCGAGGTTTTGACTTCCTCCGCAGAAAGCAGGGTGGGATTTTTTATGGGGGGGATATTTTGATGTCCCTGGGCACGGCGAAACTCACTGGTGAGGTAGTGGCTCAGGTTCATTTCAAATTCCTGGGTGGCTTTTTGCTGAACCTCTTGAATGTAGCGCAGCTCTTCCGGTGGGGTGTCATCCCCCACTAGGCAGTGGTTGTAAAGATAGGGGTAGCGGCGAATGAGGGTGGCAAGGGGGCGATCGCCATTTTGTTGAATTTGGCAAGTATCTTGGGCATCCTCCTGCAGGAATTGCACCACGCGCTGGAGTTTTTGAAATGCTTCACTCTCTAGATAATCCTTGACGAGTAGCCGCAGCTTCCGCACCATCGGTGTCCGGCTCAGCCCCCCCGCCGGCATCCCCACAGGGGTTTGCAGCATGGCCAGAAATTGGGGAACGGCCCCTTGGAGCAACGGACGCGATTGCCAGCGGTTAATTAGAATGTGGCAGCAGCGGTTCATAAAGGGACGGAAATGGTCTGCCTCCCGTGCCCCAGTCACAATCCGATCCATCGCCTCTTGAATCTGGCGATCGGGATAGGTATAGCCCATGAGAAACAGGGCACGAAACCGCTCAATGACTTGCTGCGGGCTCTCATGCTGCACGCATTCCAGCAAATGATCGTAAATCAGTTGGTAGTCGTTTCCCTTGATCCAAGTATTCATGGGGAGGAATGTGCTCCTAAGCCACGCTGCTACCGATAGTGCTGGAATTCGGGGGCACAGCTGAGAGGTCTCGACATATCTGCATGATAGAAGGCAACATATTGTTGATTGGTGATCGAAACCACGTTTTTGTCGTGATCCTAATCACAAGAATGACCGAGGTTTTTTCGATCCCTGAAGAGTGCAAAGGCCCTACTGCCTTTTGATGATCAGCAGTAGGACAATTAATTGACAACTGACTATAAAAGTTGGTTCTAAACTCTCTCCCCAAAAGACTTTTTAGGCCTCGAGAGCATCAGCGCCCCGCATACCCCGAAAGCTGAGCGAGACCCTCTAGGGGATAGACGCCCTCATAGCGTTTACCGTTGATTTCCCATGTGGGATAAGCACGGATATGGGCTTCTTTGCACAATTCTGGTTGGCCATTGGTACCGCGTGCATCACACTCAATGTAGTTGATGGTCTTAAAGGCGCTGCCAAAGAGTTCCTTTTGCTTCATACAAGCGGGGCACCAGTAGGCGCCGTACATTTTGGCATTGATTTTCTTCAGGTGGTTCGCCAGCCCTTGGGGAGAAATAGTCCGACTAGCTCCCTGCGCCATGGCCATGTCGGGAGATTGAAAAACAGGTAACCGAGGTACAAGGGCGATCGCCAGCCCCACACCCAAGGCAAGCAGGAGATAGCGCCAGGAGTTTTTCATCGAGAACCATCCACTAACCTCATACAGTGTACTGCATTCTACGCAGTGCTGGAGCTAGAGACCGCGAGCAACGTCTTGCGGTTCCGCCATTGTGAAAATTGACTGCCAAAATAGTGAATGCTGGCACGCCCCATCTAGGAAGAATGCAGCAGCACTAGAATCAAGATGACAGTGCCCAGATTGCAGAAACAGCTATGATTACCAGAAGGACGATAGCAGGGGTTGGCTCTGCCCCCTCTCATTCTCGAGGTAGAGGCCTTGGGCAAAAGTGAATGGCACGCCATCAATCGCTAGTTCTACACCTCTTAAAGGGGCAAGATCAATCCCAGCACCGCTCCGATAGTTAGTTGGATTCGATCATGGATGCCCTGTCAACTTGAGCGATTGTAGCTGATAGTCCTCCCTTGAGGGATGACGCAGCGCGCTAACCTTGCTCCAGGCTATGGACGTGCTCACTGTTAAGTAGCAGAGCCAACGGGGTTACCACTGAGTACCTTTCCTGAAACTTCCCCACAGCTCCTAGGGAGGGTTGTGACCCAGAATTGGCTCCCCCCAGAAGTATCGTTTAAGCGGCTAGAAAAATAGTACATTAGCCCTTTGATTGGCAGCCAGAGCGACTCGTTACTTAGAAGATTAAGTGTTGTTGTAAGATTCAACACTTCTGGGCTCCCCCAAACGTAGTTAGCCGACCATTCCCGCGAAGGATTGTAGGGGGTGTCTTCGCGCAGGCGGTTGCCGTTAAACTAAAACTACACCCTAGCAGCAGAGCCCTTGCGGATTGTTGAATGGCAGCAATTTTTGAGCTTCATCCTGTCAACCCCCAGCCCCGCGCGATCGCCCAAATTGTTGAGGCTCTCAAAGAAGGGGCAGTTATGCTCTACCCCACAGATACGGTCTATGCCATTGGCTGTGACATGAACCACAAGGGAGCGGTGCAACGGGTACGCCAACTCAAGCAACTCTCTAACGATAAACCCGTCACCTTTTTGTGCTCTTCTCTCTCCAATATTGCCCAGTATGCCTATGTCAGTGATTCCGCCTATCGCCTCATGCGTCGCCTAATTCCGGGACCCTACACCTTTTTGCTGCCCGCTACCAAACTGGTGCCCCGCCTTGTCCAAAATCCCAAACGCAAAACGACGGGGATCCGCGTGCCTGACCATGTGGTGAGCCAAGCGCTGTTGACTGCCTTGGGCAATCCGATCATCTCCACCTCAGCACGACTACCCGACGATGAGACCTATTATGTGAATACCGCAGATCTCTTCGATGCCTTTGACAAGCGGGTGGATTTGATGATTGATACGGGGGAACCGCCGACACAGCAAATGTCCAGTATCCTTGATCTCACCGTCGAACCACCCCTACTGGTGCGCAAGGGACGAGGCTGGGAAGCACTGCCGGCAGAAATGGTGACCGTTGAGTGAGCCACTCGAGGTCTTCGGTCGGTGGAAACCGCTAGGCAAGGTTTAATTCAAGAATGAGTTCATCACAATTAATTGGCAAAGTATATTTGGTGGGCGCAGGCCCCGGCGATGCGGGGCTACTGACGGTGCGTGCCAAGAACCTGCTGGAGTGGGCGGATGTGGTGCTCTACGATGCCCTAATTAGCCCCGAAATTCTTAACTTGATCAACCCCAAAGCAGAAAAAATTCATGTGGGCAAGCGGCGGGGCAACCATACCCTTTCCCAACCAGAGATTTGCCGCCTGTTGATTGAGTTGGCACAGCGCCATGCGGTCATTGTCCGCCTCAAGGGCGGTGATCCGTTTGTCTTTGGCCGAGGGGGTGAAGAGTGTTTGGCGCTAATCGAGGCTGGCATTACTGTGGAGGTGGTGCCGGGGATTACCAGTGGCGTGGCTGCACCTGCCTATGCGCACATTCCCCTCACCCATCGGGATTTTAGTTCTTCGGTGGTCTTTGTCACTGGCCATGAGGCTGCTGGTCGCTACCAACCCCGCGTCAATTGGCCAGCTCTGGCAACTGCGGTGGATACGATCGTGATTTACATGGGGCTCCACCATCTGGGGGAAATTGTGCCGCAATTGCTGGCAGGGGGGCGATCGCCCCAGACTCCCTTGGCCTTTATTGAATCAGGGACAACACCGCAACAACGGGTAGTGGTGACAACCCTAGAGCGCGCGATCGCCACCTATGACGAGGCCCAGATTCAAACGCCTGCTTTGATTGTCATTGGTGAGGTCATTCACCTGCGCTCCCAGCTAGGGGGAAGTCTCCACCAAGCCTGAAGCAACAGGTTCAGGTTCTAGGGGCAACGACAGCATCGTCCGCTCCAAATAGGGCAGTAGCTTACGTCGCGTTTGATCCAGAGAATAGGCAAGGCGGATATTCTCTCTGGTGAGTAGTCCTAACACCCGTTGTGGGTTGTTGCGATCCACCACAGGTAACTGCCTTAAATCCCGCGCCGCCATGCGATCAATGGCGTCCTTCAGGGGTTCATCACTGTAGGCCAGCAATAAGTTTCGCGTACAGACGCTCCCCACCGTTTGGGTTGGATAGGCGGTTGTTTCCTGATCCGCTTCCCAACGGGTCAGCACCCGACTAATATCCCCAAGGGTGATCAACCCCATCAAGTCCTGCTGACTATCGGTGACAAAGGCACAGTAGACTTTTTTTTCAATGAGTTGCAAGCCCGCTTCGACCACAGGGGTCGCTTCGCTGAGAAACAGCACCGGCGATTGCATGGCCTCTGCCACAGAAAGATTGGGGAGATTTTCCTCCTGCTCCTCCTTGTGGGACTCAATGCTGGGTGCCAAGGCGGGCAGCTCACCCGGTTTTTGCACACTAAAACTATTCACTAACCAGACACTTAAGCCCACCGCTGCCATCAGGGGCAAAATAATGCGATAGTCCCGCGTCATTTCAAAAAGCAGCAAAATGGCGGTTAAGGGTGCATTGACACTAGCTGCAAGGACGGCGGCCATTCCCACGGTTGCGTAGGCGGCAGGAGCCGCAATACTGTTGGCAAACATCGGTAAGAGAATAGGTAACACCTTACCGTAGGCAGCACCAAGGGAAGCTCCCAAAAAGAGTGCCGGCGCAAAGATGCCCCCCACTAGACCACTGCCTACACTCACTGCTGTTAAGAGCATCTTGGTAACTAGCAAGACCAACAGCAAGCCGAGGGAAAAATTCACATCCCTGAGGATTGCTTCCACTGTTTCATAGCCAATGCCCAGCACTTGCGGCAAATACAGGGCAACCAAGCCAACGCAGAGCCCCCCCATCAAGGGACGCAGGGGTAGGGGAATGCGACCTAAAAACTGCATA is a window of Thermosynechococcus vestitus BP-1 DNA encoding:
- the cobA gene encoding uroporphyrinogen-III C-methyltransferase, encoding MSSSQLIGKVYLVGAGPGDAGLLTVRAKNLLEWADVVLYDALISPEILNLINPKAEKIHVGKRRGNHTLSQPEICRLLIELAQRHAVIVRLKGGDPFVFGRGGEECLALIEAGITVEVVPGITSGVAAPAYAHIPLTHRDFSSSVVFVTGHEAAGRYQPRVNWPALATAVDTIVIYMGLHHLGEIVPQLLAGGRSPQTPLAFIESGTTPQQRVVVTTLERAIATYDEAQIQTPALIVIGEVIHLRSQLGGSLHQA
- a CDS encoding BCD family MFS transporter, with translation MATPSAATPPPLPLWVMFRLGLFQMGLGMMSILVLGVLNRILIKELAVPATLVTLTIAMHQFVAPVRVWFGQLSDAHPIGGYHRTGYVWGGALAFTLVTYAIVQVIWQVGQSLDQAGWSLFTQGWIALLGLLFAAYGICVSSSSTPFAALLVDVSEEEDRGKLVGIVWSMLTVGIVVGAILSSVLLRQLELDTPIDLLQQSVNRLFLVVLTVVFALAIASTWGVEAKYSRYHVRSRACNNPENITLGRALKILTANSQTWRFFLFLVLMTLSLFIQEPILEPFGGEVFGMTIAETTRLNAYWGMGTLVGLSFTGFLIVPRLGKIRTTTYGCWGVALMFLLLIISGVTQQVWLFQLQLFLFGIAAGVTTTGALSLMLDLTAAETAGTFIGAWGLAQAIARGSATVVGGTALDIGRQLFGVPILAYGFVFCLPMLGMLAAVLLLQQVDVSQFRQQSQVAIAKVLAEELE
- a CDS encoding L-threonylcarbamoyladenylate synthase — its product is MAAIFELHPVNPQPRAIAQIVEALKEGAVMLYPTDTVYAIGCDMNHKGAVQRVRQLKQLSNDKPVTFLCSSLSNIAQYAYVSDSAYRLMRRLIPGPYTFLLPATKLVPRLVQNPKRKTTGIRVPDHVVSQALLTALGNPIISTSARLPDDETYYVNTADLFDAFDKRVDLMIDTGEPPTQQMSSILDLTVEPPLLVRKGRGWEALPAEMVTVE
- a CDS encoding cell division protein FtsQ/DivIB gives rise to the protein MVNPTPEGTTVHDAIRERRRQLQTKRRWRQVAGLWRTSVLLTLTGGLVWGLTLPYWIIRGPEQVLIRGNQLLKTEALQAQLPLQYPESLLRLRPQEIIHVLETTLPLQRVTIARQLFPPTLIVEVQERKPVAVATCNQCWVISETGQLQGPASRWLVDGLGFVAPLSSYQASAVKPMPTLQLQGYFVPVKEAPRPQTVAVDGDRQQQWQQIYRILQQQDLPITGLDWRNEQNLVVQTPLAPVHLGVVQWNSPTFNKQLSALARLKQLPQYLDPRQVIFIDLANPDEPLVQLRQPPPQQPLARSH
- a CDS encoding peptidylprolyl isomerase — encoded protein: MKPLKFGTVLPLFLQRLVIVLSALLLVSCASLSSVADTSSIPGAQSPTPMANLPRLNGDATVVLTVNDRPITIQVKGDAAPITAGNFVDLVNRGVYDGTIFHRVVREPRPFVVQGGDPQTKDPKVSPQLYGTGSFIDPATNRPRYIPLEILGQGSDTPTYSQAGKVSPVLNHRRGAVAMARSQLPDSASAQFYIALDQLDFLDGNYAVFGYVTDGMDVVDTIQQGDRLQSAKVVAGLENLQQP
- a CDS encoding chloride channel protein codes for the protein MSSLSRLSAGESRLTRLFNQLQPPPETVVLVLAVLIGGSAGLSVLLFRYLIETIHHLALENLMGIIGHWGGWTLACVPTLGGLLVGMMRWFVQEFSPNLMSLMSAVEAGQEIPLIRPIAKTLAAAISLGTGASLGPEGPSVEVGANIGILLGQGLKVSRERQKSLLGAGAAAGLAAGFNAPIAGVFFALEVVLGTTFETTAVSVVLLAAVISALITQIGLGSQPAFELPAYEVRSSLELPLYLGLGLLAYGVAIVYTQLLQWLPQIFQGKIPPMQFLGRIPLPLRPLMGGLCVGLVALYLPQVLGIGYETVEAILRDVNFSLGLLLVLLVTKMLLTAVSVGSGLVGGIFAPALFLGASLGAAYGKVLPILLPMFANSIAAPAAYATVGMAAVLAASVNAPLTAILLLFEMTRDYRIILPLMAAVGLSVWLVNSFSVQKPGELPALAPSIESHKEEQEENLPNLSVAEAMQSPVLFLSEATPVVEAGLQLIEKKVYCAFVTDSQQDLMGLITLGDISRVLTRWEADQETTAYPTQTVGSVCTRNLLLAYSDEPLKDAIDRMAARDLRQLPVVDRNNPQRVLGLLTRENIRLAYSLDQTRRKLLPYLERTMLSLPLEPEPVASGLVETSP
- a CDS encoding DUF2062 domain-containing protein — translated: MMRLSFPQPSRQLRWLHSWRRSLRYHYLRLMRSRSSTESIARGLGAGVFAGMLPLFGGQMVIAVTVALLVRGNKPLAALATWVSNPLTYVPLFWFNFQVGWWLMGQPSLSFGEWQSWEKLLEQGGQMAMILIFGSVWVGVIAGLLTYALCLRLLPTLRQRFRRRCAMAAVNFPNRPQP
- a CDS encoding MFS transporter; this translates as MGINLRSPLFIVLLTIVIDRLGESLIFPILPFFVERFNFDAFSLTLLFSAFAAAQLIAAPLLGALSDHWGRRPVLLICIAGTAVSYILFAVATAPWLLFVSRIIDGLTGGVVSTAQAYIADTSAPANRAKNFGLTGAAFGIGFIFGPAIGGSLAAIDLKLPIWFAAVLALVNVVLAYFILPESLPAGQRSPLTLKSFASQQQWLALFNQRTLQALLMAFFIFNFAFAGFTSIFVLFLKRQLSWGPAEAGIIFVMIGVVSTIVQAGLIRSLIPRFGEQCLSLGGLLLVALALLGIAAVPTVGSLSVPLLYACVIGLAFGVGIMLPSLRGVISNRVRDQDQGKILGASQSLQSVAGIAGPAWAGWAFDRWGGVAPAWQSSVMMAIALGFLALGLGKPKDATPSSS